The nucleotide window TAGCAACCGCTTCGGAACAGTGTCAAACGCGGAGAAGCAAAATTTACGGGAACTTAACCTGGCGGCGACGCCCGCCGGACGGGCAGCCTCGGGCGCGCGGCCGGCATGGAATCCGGCGCGAATTCTGGTAGGCTGCGCGGCATGGACTACCTCTGGACCCCGTGGCGGTACGCCTACGTCACCACCGCCGACAAGACGCCCGGTTGCGTCTTCTGCGAACAGCAGAAGAAGGACGACCGCGAGGCCTGGATCGTGCACCGGGCCCGGCACAATTACATCATCCTGAATTCCTACCCCTACACCACGGGACACGTGATGATCGTGCCCTACGCGCACCTCGACGAGCTGCAAAAGCTGCCCGGCGAAACCTCGGCGGAGATGATGGAGCTTTGCCGGCGCATGGAGGGGGTGCTGCGCGCGGTCTATCACCCCGAGGGGATCAACCTGGGGATGAACATCGGGAAAGCGGCGGGCGCGGGCGTGGCCGGGCACGTCCACATGCACATGCTGCCGCGCTGGACGGCGGATTCCAACTTCATGGGCACGGTGGGCGAGACCCGCGTGCTGCCGGAGGCGCTGGAAACCACCTATCAACGAATCAAGGAGAGATTGGGGTGAGCGATTCGGTGATTGGGTAATTGAGTAATCGGGTAATTGGGTAATTGGACTCGAGCCGTGCGGTAGCTCAATTACCCGATTACGCAATTTTACAGATACCCAATCCGGCTGGTCATTGTCCGCTCGTAACCCGCCC belongs to Terriglobales bacterium and includes:
- a CDS encoding HIT domain-containing protein; its protein translation is MDYLWTPWRYAYVTTADKTPGCVFCEQQKKDDREAWIVHRARHNYIILNSYPYTTGHVMIVPYAHLDELQKLPGETSAEMMELCRRMEGVLRAVYHPEGINLGMNIGKAAGAGVAGHVHMHMLPRWTADSNFMGTVGETRVLPEALETTYQRIKERLG